One region of Micromonospora ureilytica genomic DNA includes:
- a CDS encoding DUF4032 domain-containing protein, which translates to MLVPVRITSALVDPALLDLPWSTPLEEWPAQHLVALPQGISRHIVRFVRLGEYVYAFKETRERIAEREYDLLRALERIDFPSVEAVAVVADRQTADGEPLESVLITRHLQFSLPYRALFSHTLRPETMSRLLDALAALIVRMHLTGFFWGDCSLSNTLFRRDAGAFAAYLVDAETGALHNTLSNGQRGEDLEIARVNIFGEALDLQAAGLLHESIDPEVVCEEVVQRYERLWHEITYEQAVEREARHDIEGRIRRLNELGFDVAEVAMSSIDDGRFLVRPKVVDAGYHTRRLLRLTGLDAEENQARKLLNDLDAYRAESDLIDEQQAAHRWLTEVFEPVVRAVPAHLRRKLEPQELFAQIIEHKWLLSEQAGRDVGMRHAVQSYLSDVLVHRPDEQAVLGVEVPAVG; encoded by the coding sequence ATGCTTGTGCCCGTGCGGATCACGTCTGCCCTCGTGGACCCGGCGCTGCTCGACCTGCCCTGGTCGACACCGCTGGAGGAGTGGCCTGCCCAACACCTGGTCGCGCTGCCGCAGGGCATCTCCCGGCACATCGTCCGGTTCGTCCGGTTGGGCGAGTACGTGTACGCGTTCAAGGAGACCCGCGAGCGGATCGCCGAGCGGGAGTACGACCTGCTCCGGGCCCTGGAGCGGATCGACTTCCCCTCGGTCGAGGCGGTGGCGGTCGTCGCCGACCGGCAGACCGCGGACGGGGAACCCCTCGAATCGGTGCTGATCACGCGGCACCTGCAGTTCTCGCTGCCGTACCGGGCGCTCTTCTCGCACACCCTCCGGCCGGAGACGATGAGCCGGCTGCTCGACGCGCTCGCCGCCCTGATCGTGCGGATGCACCTGACCGGCTTCTTCTGGGGCGACTGTTCACTGTCGAACACGCTGTTCCGGCGGGACGCGGGCGCCTTCGCCGCCTACCTGGTGGACGCGGAGACGGGTGCCCTGCACAACACGCTCTCCAACGGTCAGCGCGGCGAGGACCTGGAGATCGCCCGGGTGAACATCTTCGGTGAGGCGTTGGACCTGCAGGCCGCCGGCCTGCTGCACGAGTCCATCGACCCGGAGGTGGTCTGCGAGGAGGTCGTGCAGCGCTACGAGCGGCTCTGGCACGAGATCACCTACGAGCAGGCGGTCGAGCGGGAGGCCCGACACGACATCGAGGGCCGGATCCGCCGCCTCAACGAGCTGGGCTTCGACGTCGCCGAGGTGGCCATGTCGTCCATCGACGACGGGCGTTTCCTGGTCCGGCCGAAGGTCGTCGACGCCGGCTACCACACCCGGCGGCTGCTGCGGCTGACCGGTTTGGACGCCGAGGAGAACCAGGCACGCAAGCTGCTCAACGACCTGGACGCCTACCGCGCGGAGAGCGACCTGATCGACGAGCAGCAGGCCGCCCACCGCTGGCTCACCGAGGTCTTCGAGCCGGTGGTCCGGGCCGTCCCCGCGCACCTGCGCCGCAAGCTGGAGCCGCAGGAGCTGTTCGCCCAGATCATCGAGCACAAGTGGTTGCTCTCCGAGCAGGCCGGCCGGGACGTCGGGATGCGCCACGCGGTCCAGTCGTACCTGTCCGACGTGCTGGTGCACCGCCCCGACGAGCAGGCCGTCCTCGGCGTCGAGGTCCCCGCCGTCGGCTGA
- the nagA gene encoding N-acetylglucosamine-6-phosphate deacetylase, translating to MTVRVNGRVVTPTGVVRQGCVEWDGDRITAVAEYPSVRDGHWIVPGFVDMHTHGGGGHTFTTGDADEARAAADFHLSHGTTTLLASLVSAPFPLMRKATEAFAPLVDEGVLAGVHFEGPYLSAARCGAQNPEFLRDPSTDELTELIELGRGAIRMVTLAPERDGALEAIKLLTAQRVVAAVGHTDATYEQTRAAVAAGASVGTHLFNGMRPVHHREPGPVVALLDAPTVICELVADGVHLHDGMLTFVTATAGPDRAALITDAMAAAGMPDGEYELGGQAVTVADGVARLARDGAIAGSTLTMDAALRHAVNAGIPIADAARMVATTPARAIGLGDRVGSLQVGLRADLVVLDDDLNVVRVLRGGSWVE from the coding sequence ATGACCGTACGGGTGAACGGCCGAGTGGTGACCCCGACCGGAGTCGTCCGACAGGGCTGCGTCGAGTGGGACGGTGATCGGATCACAGCGGTGGCCGAGTATCCGTCGGTGCGCGACGGGCACTGGATCGTGCCCGGCTTCGTCGACATGCACACGCACGGCGGTGGCGGGCACACCTTCACCACCGGTGACGCCGACGAGGCTCGCGCGGCGGCCGACTTCCACCTCTCGCACGGCACCACCACACTGCTGGCCAGCCTCGTCAGCGCACCCTTTCCGCTGATGCGTAAGGCCACCGAGGCGTTCGCCCCGCTTGTCGACGAGGGAGTGTTGGCGGGGGTCCACTTCGAGGGGCCGTACCTGTCGGCCGCCCGCTGCGGCGCGCAGAACCCGGAGTTCCTGCGCGACCCGTCGACCGACGAGCTGACCGAGCTGATCGAGCTGGGCCGGGGCGCGATCCGGATGGTCACCCTCGCCCCGGAGCGCGACGGCGCGCTGGAGGCGATCAAGCTGCTCACCGCGCAGCGGGTGGTGGCGGCGGTGGGCCACACCGACGCCACGTACGAGCAGACCCGCGCCGCGGTCGCCGCCGGCGCCAGTGTCGGCACCCACCTGTTCAACGGGATGCGACCGGTGCATCACCGCGAGCCGGGGCCGGTGGTGGCCCTGCTCGACGCGCCCACAGTCATCTGCGAGCTGGTCGCCGACGGTGTGCACCTGCACGACGGCATGCTGACCTTCGTCACGGCGACCGCCGGTCCGGACCGCGCCGCGCTGATCACCGACGCGATGGCCGCCGCCGGAATGCCCGACGGCGAGTACGAGCTGGGCGGCCAGGCCGTCACCGTCGCCGACGGGGTGGCCCGGCTCGCCCGCGACGGCGCGATCGCCGGCAGCACCCTGACCATGGACGCGGCGCTGCGGCATGCCGTGAACGCCGGAATCCCGATCGCCGACGCCGCGCGGATGGTGGCCACCACCCCGGCGCGGGCCATCGGTCTGGGTGACCGGGTCGGGTCCCTCCAGGTGGGCCTCCGCGCCGACCTGGTGGTGCTCGACGACGACCTCAACGTGGTGCGGGTGCTGCGCGGAGGCTCCTGGGTGGAGTAA
- a CDS encoding ROK family protein, which translates to MSDRVVVALDVGGTGMKCALVRPDGVVVRSERHPTDAARGPAAVVGTILEVAGGLADKARADGLAPIAVGIAVPGVVDEARGVAVWSANVGFRDVPLRDLTVKRLGLPTALGHDVRVGGLAEARLGAGRGTGHVLFVAIGTGIAAAHVVDGKAAVGAHGAAGEIGHILVRPDGPRCGCGRPGCLEAVASAAAIGRRYAELGGKTTDAPVTAAEVAERAAAGEPLAGQVWQEAVEALADGLASGQALFDVATIVLGGGLAQAGDRLLTPLRAALHERMTFHREPQLVAAALGDEAGCLGAALLALDAVGVRDHQEKR; encoded by the coding sequence ATGAGCGACCGCGTGGTCGTTGCGCTGGACGTCGGCGGCACCGGCATGAAGTGCGCCCTGGTCCGACCGGACGGCGTCGTGGTACGCAGCGAGCGGCACCCCACCGACGCTGCCCGCGGCCCAGCCGCCGTGGTCGGCACCATCCTGGAGGTGGCAGGCGGGCTGGCCGACAAGGCCCGCGCCGACGGGCTCGCCCCGATCGCGGTCGGCATCGCCGTGCCCGGGGTGGTGGACGAGGCGCGCGGCGTCGCGGTCTGGTCGGCGAACGTAGGCTTCCGGGACGTACCCCTGCGGGACCTGACGGTGAAGCGGCTCGGCCTGCCGACGGCGCTCGGCCACGACGTGCGTGTCGGTGGTCTCGCCGAGGCCCGGCTCGGCGCCGGACGCGGCACCGGGCACGTGCTGTTCGTGGCCATCGGCACCGGCATCGCCGCCGCTCACGTCGTGGACGGCAAGGCCGCCGTGGGAGCCCACGGCGCCGCCGGGGAGATCGGCCACATCCTGGTCCGGCCCGACGGTCCGCGCTGCGGCTGCGGCCGCCCCGGCTGCCTGGAGGCGGTCGCGTCGGCCGCCGCGATCGGCCGCCGCTACGCCGAACTCGGCGGGAAGACCACAGACGCGCCGGTGACGGCGGCCGAGGTGGCCGAGCGGGCCGCGGCAGGCGAACCGCTCGCCGGCCAGGTCTGGCAGGAGGCGGTCGAGGCGCTCGCCGATGGCCTCGCCAGCGGGCAGGCGCTGTTCGACGTGGCGACGATCGTGCTCGGCGGTGGCCTCGCGCAGGCCGGGGACCGGCTGTTGACCCCGCTGCGGGCGGCGCTGCACGAACGAATGACCTTCCACCGGGAGCCGCAGCTGGTCGCGGCAGCCCTCGGCGACGAGGCCGGTTGCCTCGGTGCCGCTCTGCTCGCCCTGGACGCCGTGGGTGTCCGTGACCATCAGGAGAAGCGATGA